One part of the Desulfonema ishimotonii genome encodes these proteins:
- a CDS encoding cohesin domain-containing protein, whose protein sequence is MRFLGKTVSFIICMFMFFSFSSAFGATLSVEAPTGPVSTFQVNIKVDDSTSILGSAFTVEYDTTALEVTDVTSTFFDTFTNQFAQAGCTDCPGSVTVSGNTYTQPVLDNNVSGTGTRIAAARAVEDSSPGNKTIFTLDFQFNGGTEGQAYPITIKPTVLNNTDAGYSSSGEEIDLLVGYEDSTQSYPVLLSAADYNAGADVSANVENGGAVTSDFTLDIDGNGQALGLSDGMLVIRYLLDFPTYYGDSWIDGAVDTINGTRTTAQDIEDYIAQNINSLDIDGSGQALGLSDGMLTIRYLLDFPTYYNDSWIDGAVDITDGTRITAQDIEDYCLSLMPQ, encoded by the coding sequence ATGAGATTTTTAGGCAAAACTGTTTCGTTCATTATTTGCATGTTCATGTTTTTTTCATTTTCTTCGGCGTTCGGCGCAACTTTGTCTGTTGAGGCTCCCACCGGACCGGTTTCAACTTTTCAGGTAAATATAAAGGTGGATGATTCCACAAGTATTCTGGGCAGTGCTTTTACGGTTGAATATGATACGACTGCTCTGGAAGTCACTGATGTTACCAGTACTTTTTTTGACACGTTCACAAACCAGTTCGCTCAGGCTGGTTGTACAGACTGTCCAGGCAGTGTGACAGTAAGTGGCAATACCTATACGCAACCTGTGCTTGATAACAATGTCAGCGGAACAGGAACTCGGATTGCCGCAGCGCGTGCAGTTGAGGATTCAAGCCCTGGAAACAAGACCATTTTTACACTGGATTTCCAGTTCAACGGAGGAACAGAAGGGCAGGCATATCCGATTACAATTAAGCCCACCGTTTTAAACAATACGGATGCGGGATATTCTTCAAGTGGGGAAGAAATAGACTTGCTGGTTGGTTATGAAGACAGCACTCAAAGTTATCCGGTACTGCTGAGTGCCGCTGATTACAATGCAGGGGCTGATGTCTCGGCTAATGTGGAGAACGGAGGCGCTGTTACTTCGGATTTTACTCTTGATATTGATGGCAATGGACAGGCTCTTGGTCTGTCGGACGGTATGCTGGTCATTCGATATCTTTTAGATTTTCCGACCTATTATGGTGATAGCTGGATTGATGGTGCCGTAGATACTATTAATGGTACTCGCACTACTGCACAAGATATTGAAGATTATATTGCCCAAAATATTAATTCTCTTGATATTGATGGTAGCGGACAGGCTCTTGGTCTGTCAGATGGTATGCTGACTATACGATATCTTTTAGATTTTCCGACCTATTACAATGATAGCTGGATTGATGGTGCCGTAGACATTACAGATGGTACTCGCATTACTGCACAGGATATTGAGGACTATTGTTTGTCTCTTATGCCGCAATAA
- a CDS encoding PKD domain-containing protein, whose protein sequence is MASTKAGDFTVVATVDGVTLTTKPVVTFTPGTADHILLSTVSGETEIQTDGTDTLEIQASVVDANGNVVEASTDTVTLTLDATTYAAFSGAATASGTVTDGVFTATLTSVEVDAGGPIVITAENAGATLTGGPFNINAVNKVLQTIAIEIIEGGTTTSTSPKVGETVQFKATGTYDDSSTADITNSVIWDSSLTAVGTIDASGLFTAASNTPDNTTVISAASGDVTSNEITLTVQPAAAVVINEALLPTQVIPGDQVDFGAENVVTGGSGAGFDFAVAPKTAGNAAAASIDTAGLLTITDAGAFAGVYTVTVTDKSSGENDTYDINVPMTVDPKFFIIKSSDGDQLFTIKGAPGTDTTFAVTPAAGSFGTFTATVAGEYTANYTPPTDLTTATEFDLTFTATTTAGDLESAGLNVLESGTYKIIPSADFSGVVKDSADPAAPVNGAKIVLVNTGETVTTVADGAFTFADLTLVDNVTYTFNITADGKKPQTVFYSNTNWPTMPVEIVLTDMDEGSGSIAGAVKDATDGSAIKGAEVTVTADGADVGFIVYSDDTGAYSMPIDASLTGATNFIVKATKGGFVASDLISDSGVLDGALLDTPDQDVTLRPATIINISAIDGAPADEVAVTIDANAGANKFDGSANEISAKFTDKDGTPVTLTPDLIPSPGVSDSYIYVYAPNERFTLTVGADVSNDSANRDVTNPESYSVSRDFCYVESFVSAQTGVGAIVNPDINGGTVTSDEAGMEGDVTLVIPPGEILATADRVIDKITVEMFEADSATSGADVAGVLGSANIYQVEIFDATGQLLTDANIGELQLTIKYDPAVITGNAFEAFTTGKAFIYRADDMCTLVTTDLVNSGEFIPTSDILSAENGLVTFKVGKLSAFGVSGLSTEPLPDPTISLSPTSGFNNTSTTVTVTGSNFVPDFLATTPTVTIAGAPVTPTVVDGDTLTFVAPSSGTTGAVVVSVDNGTQTAATANFTYKAVTPPPVLTPPTARFSAVPTKAAVGQEIQFTDESSAGSGITSRTWNFGDGTTSSEQNPTHTYTEAGTYTVKLTLSGPGGSDTETKTNYIEVVVDELEASFIASEANIVVGSVITFQDTSVGAVSRVWKINGTETGDTAASFEYTFSEVGEFTVTLEVTGASGSTATAEATVTVFEAPTADFDFTIADDGLTVTFINKSAGAVSYVWQFGDGASSDAASPVYKYTEASIYNVVLTIADADNATYDITRQVDVPGTDVVFVTADFIAPAEVNVNDAVQFIDKSTATNTTINAWAWAFGDGGTSAEPSPVYTYDSDGTFNVSLTVSDGAGKSDTKVMTITVNAVAPVYPYNPPTLVTPSNGQIDVALMPVMEIGDLPAGTYALWEIALDEAFAEEDLVWRETTSGTTLEIPEFILEAGPTEYYWRVRVVDENGAVKSDWAGPYRFVTVLATEEDQNGNGIPDDQEVDDPASVFPDLDIDSIDHIKFVKAAVGDGVFGLEGKDSVIGIPFLKAFGTDVVSVPSDTKMPWGLIGYKIEVTEAGDTAKVKIHFSEAIDAAAKWLIYKEVAGWQDFSVYSEFSADRKSVTLTLVDGGESDVDGIRNGVIIVPLSGFGIVETVVVKSGGGGSDTCFISAAAQGGFAPGLALITLISAASATLLRRRK, encoded by the coding sequence TTGGCTTCCACAAAGGCAGGCGATTTTACCGTAGTGGCCACTGTGGACGGCGTAACGCTGACGACTAAACCGGTCGTGACTTTTACTCCCGGTACCGCCGATCACATTCTGCTTTCAACCGTAAGCGGTGAAACAGAAATTCAGACAGATGGCACGGACACCCTGGAAATCCAGGCTTCAGTTGTCGATGCCAATGGCAATGTTGTCGAGGCTTCGACCGATACTGTAACGCTCACCCTTGACGCAACCACTTACGCCGCATTTAGTGGCGCTGCCACCGCATCCGGTACAGTTACTGATGGTGTTTTTACCGCAACATTAACTTCTGTTGAGGTGGATGCAGGTGGTCCAATTGTCATTACAGCGGAAAATGCGGGTGCGACGCTGACAGGTGGTCCGTTCAATATCAACGCAGTCAACAAAGTTCTGCAAACCATCGCCATTGAAATCATTGAGGGCGGTACAACCACCAGCACAAGTCCCAAGGTCGGTGAAACGGTCCAGTTCAAAGCTACCGGAACATATGACGATTCTTCCACAGCCGACATTACCAACAGCGTAATCTGGGATTCTTCACTCACCGCTGTTGGTACAATTGACGCCAGTGGCCTGTTTACCGCTGCTTCCAACACACCTGACAACACCACTGTCATCAGCGCAGCCTCAGGTGATGTCACCAGTAATGAAATCACCCTGACCGTCCAACCCGCCGCCGCAGTTGTTATCAACGAAGCGCTGCTGCCCACCCAGGTGATCCCCGGTGATCAGGTTGACTTCGGCGCTGAAAACGTCGTTACCGGCGGCTCCGGTGCCGGGTTTGATTTCGCAGTTGCACCGAAAACCGCAGGCAACGCTGCCGCGGCAAGCATTGATACAGCCGGTCTGCTCACCATCACAGATGCAGGCGCTTTCGCAGGCGTTTACACTGTAACGGTCACAGACAAGAGCAGTGGCGAGAACGACACCTATGACATCAACGTGCCCATGACCGTTGATCCGAAGTTCTTCATCATCAAATCCTCGGATGGCGATCAGCTTTTCACCATCAAGGGCGCACCGGGTACGGACACCACCTTCGCTGTAACACCGGCAGCAGGCTCTTTCGGAACTTTTACAGCGACTGTCGCAGGCGAGTACACTGCCAACTATACCCCGCCGACCGATCTTACCACAGCCACTGAGTTCGACCTGACATTTACGGCCACGACAACCGCTGGCGATCTGGAAAGTGCGGGATTGAATGTCCTGGAATCCGGCACATACAAAATCATCCCCTCTGCCGATTTCAGCGGTGTTGTGAAGGATTCTGCTGATCCTGCCGCACCTGTTAATGGCGCAAAGATCGTGCTGGTCAACACCGGAGAAACCGTAACGACCGTGGCAGACGGGGCTTTCACCTTTGCCGACCTCACATTGGTGGATAACGTAACCTACACCTTCAATATTACAGCCGATGGAAAAAAGCCGCAGACGGTGTTTTATTCCAACACAAACTGGCCCACAATGCCTGTGGAAATCGTTCTGACAGATATGGATGAGGGCAGCGGTTCAATTGCGGGTGCAGTCAAAGACGCAACCGATGGCAGCGCAATCAAAGGCGCCGAGGTTACAGTTACAGCGGACGGCGCGGATGTCGGCTTCATCGTATATTCCGATGATACCGGTGCCTATTCCATGCCGATTGATGCCAGCCTTACAGGCGCGACGAATTTCATCGTCAAAGCCACCAAAGGCGGTTTTGTCGCATCCGATCTGATCAGCGATTCCGGCGTCCTTGACGGGGCTTTGTTGGATACTCCTGACCAGGATGTGACCCTGCGGCCTGCGACGATCATAAATATCTCCGCAATTGATGGTGCGCCTGCGGACGAAGTTGCCGTCACGATTGATGCAAATGCCGGTGCTAACAAGTTCGACGGTTCTGCCAATGAAATCAGTGCGAAATTCACGGATAAAGACGGAACGCCTGTCACACTGACGCCTGATTTGATCCCTTCCCCCGGCGTTTCAGACAGCTATATTTATGTATATGCGCCGAACGAGAGATTTACCCTCACGGTTGGGGCTGATGTGAGCAATGACAGTGCGAACCGTGATGTGACGAATCCCGAGTCTTATTCTGTATCAAGGGACTTCTGCTACGTTGAGTCCTTTGTTTCGGCACAGACAGGCGTTGGCGCTATCGTCAATCCGGATATCAACGGCGGAACCGTAACATCTGATGAAGCCGGCATGGAGGGCGATGTAACATTGGTCATCCCGCCCGGAGAGATTCTGGCGACAGCCGATCGGGTTATCGACAAGATCACTGTGGAGATGTTTGAGGCGGATTCTGCAACATCCGGTGCCGACGTTGCTGGTGTTTTAGGATCTGCAAATATCTATCAGGTAGAGATCTTTGACGCGACGGGGCAGTTGCTTACGGATGCCAATATCGGCGAACTGCAACTGACCATTAAATACGACCCTGCCGTAATTACCGGAAATGCCTTTGAAGCGTTCACTACGGGTAAGGCCTTTATCTACAGAGCGGACGACATGTGTACGCTGGTGACAACCGACTTGGTCAACAGCGGAGAATTTATACCGACTTCGGATATTCTCTCGGCTGAAAACGGGCTCGTTACGTTCAAGGTTGGCAAACTGAGCGCATTCGGTGTCAGCGGTTTGAGTACGGAACCCCTGCCTGACCCGACAATCAGCCTGAGTCCGACATCGGGTTTTAACAACACCAGCACAACTGTAACCGTGACCGGCAGCAATTTTGTTCCCGACTTTCTGGCGACCACTCCGACGGTTACAATTGCAGGCGCTCCGGTGACTCCGACTGTCGTTGATGGCGATACGCTGACATTTGTTGCGCCGTCTTCAGGCACGACAGGAGCAGTAGTTGTGAGTGTGGATAATGGCACGCAGACGGCTGCAACAGCGAACTTTACATATAAGGCTGTGACACCGCCGCCTGTTCTGACACCGCCGACAGCCAGATTCTCGGCAGTACCGACAAAGGCCGCCGTTGGCCAGGAAATCCAGTTCACGGATGAATCTTCAGCCGGTTCCGGCATTACCTCCCGGACCTGGAATTTCGGTGACGGTACCACCAGCAGCGAACAGAACCCCACCCACACCTACACCGAAGCAGGTACCTACACCGTAAAACTGACGCTCAGCGGTCCGGGCGGCTCTGACACGGAGACCAAGACCAATTATATCGAAGTGGTTGTGGACGAGCTGGAGGCCTCTTTCATCGCATCAGAGGCGAATATTGTGGTCGGCAGCGTCATTACCTTCCAGGATACATCGGTCGGCGCGGTCAGCAGAGTGTGGAAGATCAACGGCACAGAGACGGGCGATACTGCGGCGTCTTTTGAATACACCTTCAGCGAAGTCGGTGAATTCACCGTTACGCTGGAAGTCACCGGCGCGTCCGGCTCAACCGCTACCGCAGAGGCAACGGTTACGGTTTTTGAAGCCCCCACGGCTGACTTTGACTTTACCATCGCCGATGACGGCCTGACCGTGACCTTCATCAACAAATCCGCCGGCGCGGTTTCCTACGTATGGCAGTTCGGTGACGGCGCTTCCTCTGACGCGGCCAGCCCCGTCTACAAGTATACGGAAGCCAGTATCTACAACGTGGTACTGACCATCGCCGACGCGGACAATGCCACCTACGACATCACAAGACAGGTGGATGTGCCGGGTACGGATGTAGTGTTTGTTACAGCAGACTTCATCGCGCCTGCGGAAGTTAATGTAAATGATGCGGTTCAGTTTATCGACAAATCCACAGCAACCAACACCACCATCAACGCCTGGGCCTGGGCATTCGGCGACGGCGGCACAAGTGCCGAACCGAGTCCGGTTTACACCTATGACAGTGACGGGACATTCAACGTATCCCTCACCGTCAGTGACGGGGCCGGAAAGTCCGATACAAAGGTGATGACGATCACGGTGAATGCTGTGGCTCCTGTGTATCCCTACAACCCGCCGACGCTGGTCACACCGTCCAACGGCCAGATTGACGTAGCCCTGATGCCGGTGATGGAAATCGGCGACCTGCCTGCCGGAACTTACGCGCTCTGGGAAATTGCTCTGGACGAAGCGTTTGCAGAGGAAGATCTGGTCTGGAGAGAGACGACCAGCGGCACCACGCTGGAAATTCCCGAATTCATCCTGGAAGCCGGACCGACCGAGTACTACTGGCGGGTCAGGGTCGTGGATGAAAACGGTGCCGTAAAATCTGACTGGGCCGGACCCTACCGGTTTGTCACTGTCCTGGCAACGGAAGAAGACCAGAACGGCAACGGCATCCCGGACGATCAGGAAGTGGACGATCCCGCATCCGTCTTCCCGGATCTTGACATCGACAGCATTGACCACATCAAGTTCGTGAAAGCTGCCGTCGGCGATGGCGTGTTTGGCCTGGAAGGCAAGGACAGCGTGATCGGTATCCCATTCCTCAAGGCATTTGGCACGGACGTTGTTTCCGTACCGAGCGATACGAAAATGCCGTGGGGTCTCATCGGATACAAGATCGAAGTCACTGAAGCAGGCGATACCGCCAAAGTAAAGATTCACTTCTCCGAGGCCATTGACGCGGCCGCCAAGTGGCTCATCTACAAAGAGGTGGCCGGATGGCAGGATTTCTCGGTCTACTCCGAGTTCAGCGCCGACCGCAAGTCGGTCACGCTGACCCTTGTGGACGGTGGTGAAAGCGACGTGGACGGCATCAGAAACGGCGTCATCATCGTGCCGCTGTCCGGTTTCGGTATTGTGGAAACAGTGGTTGTCAAATCCGGTGGCGGCGGCAGCGACACCTGCTTCATCTCCGCTGCGGCACAGGGCGGTTTCGCACCGGGGCTGGCACTGATCACGCTGATCAGCGCGGCATCGGCAACCCTCCTGAGACGGAGAAAGTAA
- a CDS encoding ORF6N domain-containing protein — translation MNHQAIDISGTEIPVIEYRDERVITFKDIDRVHQRPEGTASRNFRKNRDRFIEDEDFFDIPFQDWSEIPTDEFRRLVQKGGRKGFIKFITERGYLLLVKSFTDDLAWEVQKRLIDGYFRAKLYEQARSEFPEFSCRLNGEQFDRSADRFEKALKIVKLMGIRNRREFLLTANRITKDSTGLDLVDLIRPDLKAEPCRPEKKNIKLPVVSDADEDMLAGFVELWWEAYGGNPVYTNQLCALLSDTDILFFPGHGKYEKREHAIRVSRILSRLEREKQAIGDYRIAAAGKKRNMRLWQLVQQTDNI, via the coding sequence ATGAATCATCAGGCCATAGATATTTCCGGCACAGAAATTCCCGTCATCGAATACAGGGATGAACGGGTGATTACCTTCAAGGATATTGACCGGGTGCATCAGCGGCCTGAAGGGACGGCAAGCAGAAACTTCAGAAAAAACCGTGATCGGTTTATTGAAGATGAAGATTTTTTTGATATTCCATTTCAGGATTGGTCAGAAATACCAACCGACGAATTTCGTCGGTTGGTGCAAAAAGGCGGTCGGAAAGGCTTTATCAAATTTATCACAGAGCGCGGCTATCTGCTTCTTGTCAAATCCTTTACAGATGATCTGGCATGGGAAGTACAAAAGCGGCTTATTGACGGATATTTCCGTGCAAAATTATATGAACAGGCCCGGTCCGAATTTCCGGAATTTTCATGCCGCCTGAACGGGGAGCAGTTTGATCGCAGTGCAGACAGGTTTGAAAAAGCTCTGAAGATTGTGAAACTCATGGGAATCAGAAACAGACGCGAATTCCTGCTCACAGCAAACCGCATTACAAAGGACAGCACCGGCCTTGATCTGGTCGATCTCATCCGCCCTGATCTGAAAGCGGAACCGTGTCGGCCGGAGAAGAAAAATATAAAACTTCCGGTTGTGTCGGATGCCGACGAAGACATGCTCGCGGGATTCGTCGAACTCTGGTGGGAAGCATACGGCGGCAATCCGGTTTATACCAATCAGTTGTGCGCTCTGCTTTCAGATACGGATATCCTGTTTTTTCCGGGACATGGAAAATATGAAAAAAGAGAACACGCGATAAGAGTTTCCAGAATATTGTCCAGACTTGAGAGAGAGAAACAAGCAATCGGCGATTACCGGATTGCCGCTGCGGGTAAAAAGCGGAATATGCGGCTCTGGCAACTGGTTCAGCAGACAGACAATATATAG
- a CDS encoding tetratricopeptide repeat protein codes for MKRWSGSPTINPVRYCHFKKIQFSQNRIRRPVRIITGAPESGCRGIRILFYLLLTALLFPPGVTPGEVLQIDADQQIRFAEHYFSAGEYEKAVAEYERFIHFFPDDARVGQAMYQIGLAHFKAKKYQKAVDALMTLTDRIGQPGHQPASDTVYAACYLISACYEKMGTPGQSIVNLRNLIVVTDDPQVRDESHYRVGWIFLEAGEWENAMSAFGQIRQENQEKYRLKQLEAELNRIGEIPRKSPELAGALSIIPGAGYLYCGRYYDALTALILNGGLMIGAYKAFDNDNPALGSLAAIVGIGFYSGSIYGSVSSAHKYNQDSTRRFIDRLKQNTRIHLSAAPEKRGFILSFHYSF; via the coding sequence TTGAAGAGGTGGTCCGGGTCACCCACCATTAATCCCGTGCGCTATTGCCATTTTAAAAAAATACAGTTTTCCCAGAACCGAATCCGGCGACCGGTCCGCATCATAACCGGCGCCCCGGAATCGGGTTGCCGGGGGATACGCATATTATTTTACCTCCTGCTGACCGCCCTCCTTTTTCCCCCCGGCGTTACACCGGGGGAGGTATTACAAATTGACGCCGATCAGCAGATCAGATTTGCAGAACACTATTTTTCCGCCGGAGAATACGAAAAAGCCGTGGCCGAATATGAGCGGTTTATCCATTTTTTCCCGGATGATGCCAGAGTCGGACAGGCCATGTACCAGATCGGGCTGGCCCACTTCAAAGCAAAGAAATACCAGAAAGCGGTTGATGCCCTGATGACGCTGACGGACCGCATCGGTCAGCCGGGTCACCAGCCCGCATCGGATACTGTTTATGCGGCCTGTTACCTGATCAGCGCATGTTATGAAAAAATGGGCACACCCGGACAGTCAATTGTCAATCTCCGCAACCTGATTGTCGTGACAGACGACCCGCAGGTCCGTGATGAATCACATTACCGGGTCGGCTGGATATTTCTTGAGGCCGGAGAATGGGAAAATGCCATGTCCGCATTTGGGCAGATCCGGCAGGAAAACCAGGAAAAATACCGGCTGAAGCAATTGGAAGCGGAGCTGAACCGGATCGGCGAGATTCCCCGGAAAAGCCCGGAACTGGCCGGTGCCCTTTCCATTATCCCCGGCGCAGGCTATCTCTACTGCGGCCGGTATTATGACGCCCTGACCGCACTGATCCTCAACGGCGGCCTGATGATCGGGGCATATAAGGCATTTGATAATGATAACCCCGCCCTGGGCAGCCTTGCGGCCATTGTGGGCATCGGCTTCTACAGCGGCAGCATCTACGGCTCCGTCAGCAGCGCCCACAAGTATAATCAGGACAGCACCCGCCGTTTTATCGACCGCCTGAAACAGAACACCCGGATTCACCTCTCTGCCGCCCCCGAAAAACGCGGATTCATCCTCTCATTTCATTACAGCTTTTAA
- the gspE gene encoding type II secretion system ATPase GspE, translated as MKHLSDILIHHAGLTAEDIQEARRIKAEKGGTLGEVLIRKKLITEEQLLQVLSRHCNLPFWPQLPLNQTATDLLGDVPIQFLKKHLMIPLDNRPVPGGNSTSEADAGPEPEAADSGAAKYVIAVNTPFSVQPVDDLARSVGIDDFQMVLSTREAILSAINISYDLSRDSAEQLVQDMEENESLILSEIENTADLLDDTSDAPIIKLVNHIISQAAKARASDIHIEPYQDSFKVRYRVDGILYDLLTPPKGIQAALISRIKVMSNMNIAEKRLPQDGRLQVKIGDQDIDVRISTIPTAFGERVVLRLLNKSGSLLELSELGLSAERLALLNRLVSSPNGIVLVTGPTGSGKTTTLYAVLASINKPEVNIITIEDPIEYQLKGISQIQVNPKIDLTFARGLRSIVRQDPDVVLVGEIRDRETAEIAVQSALTGHLVFSTLHTNDSASAITRLVDIGVEPFLISSSVLAVAAQRLVRVLCNTCKEPYVPDDVMLQGVGITPEQLRTHTIYRAKGCPDCFHTGYKGRVAILEIMVMDENLKSVVLKTYDSNVIKRQAKNMVTLRQDGVQKVLDGKTTIEEVVRVTHH; from the coding sequence ATGAAACACCTCTCTGACATACTGATCCACCACGCGGGCCTCACAGCGGAAGATATTCAGGAGGCCCGCCGCATCAAAGCCGAAAAAGGCGGCACACTGGGCGAGGTGCTGATCCGCAAAAAGCTGATCACGGAAGAACAGCTCCTGCAAGTCCTCAGCCGTCACTGCAACCTCCCCTTCTGGCCCCAGCTCCCGCTGAATCAGACAGCAACCGACCTCCTCGGGGATGTCCCCATACAGTTTCTCAAGAAACATCTCATGATCCCCCTGGACAATCGCCCGGTTCCGGGCGGGAATTCAACATCAGAAGCGGACGCCGGTCCCGAACCTGAAGCGGCAGACAGCGGGGCAGCCAAATATGTCATTGCCGTGAATACGCCCTTTTCTGTCCAGCCTGTGGACGATCTGGCCCGGTCCGTCGGAATCGACGACTTTCAGATGGTGCTCTCCACCAGAGAGGCGATTCTGTCGGCCATCAATATCTCCTATGACCTGAGCCGGGATTCCGCAGAACAACTGGTTCAGGATATGGAGGAAAACGAATCGCTGATCCTCTCGGAGATCGAAAACACGGCAGATCTGCTGGATGATACCAGTGATGCGCCGATCATCAAACTGGTCAACCACATCATCTCCCAGGCCGCCAAAGCCCGTGCCAGCGATATCCATATTGAGCCGTATCAGGACAGCTTCAAGGTCCGGTACCGGGTTGACGGGATTCTCTACGACCTGCTGACCCCGCCCAAGGGGATTCAGGCGGCCCTGATCTCCAGAATCAAGGTCATGTCCAACATGAACATCGCCGAGAAACGCCTGCCCCAGGACGGACGCCTTCAGGTCAAAATCGGCGATCAGGATATCGACGTCCGAATCTCGACCATCCCCACGGCCTTCGGGGAACGGGTTGTGCTGCGGCTGCTGAACAAATCCGGCTCACTGCTGGAACTCTCGGAGCTGGGCCTGTCTGCCGAGCGGCTGGCCCTGCTCAACCGGCTGGTCTCCTCCCCCAACGGCATCGTCCTCGTCACCGGACCGACGGGCAGCGGAAAGACCACAACGCTCTACGCGGTCCTCGCCTCGATCAACAAGCCGGAGGTCAACATCATCACCATTGAAGACCCCATTGAATACCAGCTGAAGGGCATCAGCCAGATTCAGGTCAACCCGAAAATTGACCTGACCTTTGCGAGAGGACTCCGCTCCATCGTCCGGCAGGACCCGGACGTGGTTCTCGTCGGTGAGATCCGGGACCGGGAAACGGCGGAAATCGCGGTTCAGTCGGCCCTGACCGGCCATCTGGTGTTCTCCACGCTCCACACCAACGACTCGGCCAGTGCCATTACCCGTCTGGTGGATATCGGGGTGGAGCCGTTTCTCATCTCATCATCGGTGCTTGCCGTGGCCGCCCAGCGGCTGGTGCGGGTATTGTGCAACACCTGCAAGGAACCCTATGTGCCCGATGACGTGATGCTTCAGGGGGTCGGCATTACCCCGGAGCAGCTGAGAACCCATACCATCTACCGGGCCAAAGGCTGTCCTGACTGTTTTCATACCGGCTACAAGGGCCGTGTCGCCATTCTTGAGATTATGGTCATGGATGAAAATCTGAAAAGTGTTGTTCTCAAAACCTATGATTCAAATGTCATCAAACGTCAGGCCAAAAATATGGTGACACTCCGTCAGGACGGCGTTCAGAAAGTACTGGACGGAAAAACGACCATTGAAGAGGTGGTCCGGGTCACCCACCATTAA